Genomic window (Fusobacterium russii ATCC 25533):
CAGATGTATATGCGACTATGGATGTAGTTGGGCATTGGACTACACTTCAAGGTGCAAATCCTTTTAATGGTGAAATAGGTAAGAAAAGTATTGCAAAAGAAAAGCTTATGAAGTTTAGAGTTAAGAAAGACTTTAAAGACTTAGCCTACTATTTGATAAAAGAGGCTCATCCGTATGAGGTACCGGTTATAAATATGTATTAAAATAAAAAAAGGCAAGTTATTTGCCTTTTTGTTTTTACTATTTTGCTAAATGTTTTGCTAATCTTTCGCTAAGAGTATTAGCATTAGCTTTTAAAATTCTCATAACTTCAACATCAGAAGCACCTTTTAAAGTTTTTAAAGTTCTAGCACAAACTTTAATTTTTATAGGTGAACCATTTACTGTTATAGTTGTAACTTGTAGATTAGGCTTCCAAACTCTTCTAGTTAATCTATGAGAGTGAGATATTTTATTTCCACTAATAAGACCAGTTCCAGTTATTTCACATCTTTGCATTATTAGCACCTCCTTAAATACATCATTATATAATACGCATTGTATTATATCACCTAATTTATAAAAAAGCAATAATAAATTTTATACTTTATTTATAATTCAATGGAATATGTGTTCATATTTTTTACCTTTAACTTTTTTCTATAAAATATTAAAAT
Coding sequences:
- the rpmB gene encoding 50S ribosomal protein L28; this translates as MQRCEITGTGLISGNKISHSHRLTRRVWKPNLQVTTITVNGSPIKIKVCARTLKTLKGASDVEVMRILKANANTLSERLAKHLAK